A single genomic interval of Helianthus annuus cultivar XRQ/B chromosome 13, HanXRQr2.0-SUNRISE, whole genome shotgun sequence harbors:
- the LOC110901738 gene encoding uncharacterized protein LOC110901738, whose protein sequence is MGHFRKDCPKENKGRRRAFVVGDKEARQDPNVITGTFTVSDYFTFILFDTGVDFSFISLEFKDILGLKSTKLDIPFTIELANGKVIESDKIVKGCSLELGKRKFKTDLIHVQLGSFDIVIGMDWLSTNQAEVVCYDKTIRIPLPNNETLHVHGEKNEMPLQIISCMKTRKCLRKGCTTFLVQIVDKKAKELKPEEIPVVKEFPEVFPEDLPGVPPQRQVKFRIDLIQGVAPMAKSPYRLAPSEMQELSTRLQELLDKGFIRPSYSPWGAQCYS, encoded by the coding sequence ATGGGACACTTCAGGAAGGACTGTCCCAAGGAAAACAAAGGCCGCAGACGAGCCTTTGTGGTTGGAGATAAAGAGGCGCGGCAAGATCCCAACGTAATCACCGGTACGTTCACTGTCAGCGATTATTTCACTTTTATTTTGTTTGATACCGGTGTAGATTTTAGTTTTATATCTTTAGAATTTAAAGATATACTTGGACTAAAGTCAACTAAACTAGATATTCCATTCActatcgaattagcgaatggaaaGGTGATTGAATCCGATAAAATAGTTAAAGGATGTTCCTTAGAACTAGGAAAACGAAAATTCAAAACTGACCTAATACACGTTCAACTAGGTAGTTTTGATATTGTAattggaatggattggctatccaccAACCAAGCCGAAGTCGTATGTTACGACAAGACCATTCGAATCCCCCTTCCTAATAATGAAACACTTCATGTTCACGGTGAGAAAAACGAAATGCCATTGCAAATTATTTCCTGTATGAAAACCCGAAAGTGCCTACGAAAAGGATGTACAACATTCTTAGTGCAAATAGTTGACAAGAAGGCCAAGGAGCTAAAACCTGAGGAAATCCCGGttgtgaaggaattccctgaagtctttccagaagacttgccgggAGTACCTCCACAACGACAAGTCAAATTTCGAATAGACTTAATTCAAGGTGTCGCACCTATGGCAAAGTCTCCATACCGATTAGCTCCTTCGGAAATGCAAGAATTGTCCACAcgacttcaagagttgttggacaAAGGTTTCATCAGGCCAAGCTACTCGCCCTGGGGAGCCCAGtgctattcgtga